ACTAATGGACATGATGCTAGAGCTAAATGAAGAACATTCCATTACGTTCATCTTCTCAACTCACGATCAGTTAGTCATGAATTATGCAAAACGCTTAATTCGCCTTCACGATGGGAAGATAGTGTCAGACGACACAAGAAAGTAAATTAGCGGCAAAACAACCCCTACCACTGCCGCCATATGGCTACTAGGGGTTTTTACTTCGATACGCCACTAACGCTCTCCTCGCTTGAGAGGTATTAAAATTCTTAAGCGCATTTGCAGCCGAATGTGCCACAAACCAGTCCCTGTCGCGCAACGTGCGAATTAACGGCGAAACGGCTTCGGGCGAATGGATTTTTCCAAGTGACTTTGCCGACGCTCGGCGCACATGCTTACTCTCATCATCTAGAGAGGCAATTAGAAGTGGAACTGCCTTTTTAGCCTTCGCTCCAAGCGAACCAAGGGATGAAGCAGCTCTCGTTCGCACCGCCGCATCCTTGTCATGTAATTCCTTCATGTATTTCGCAATGAGA
This sequence is a window from Deltaproteobacteria bacterium. Protein-coding genes within it:
- a CDS encoding HEAT repeat domain-containing protein; its protein translation is MFFRNVFYVFCALLLMFASSSCVLILPFMELENGSASSEEACLVDAEPEILRIAKPKLNKAINRDAVLIAKYMKELHDKDAAVRTRAASSLGSLGAKAKKAVPLLIASLDDESKHVRRASAKSLGKIHSPEAVSPLIRTLRDRDWFVAHSAANALKNFNTSQARRALVAYRSKNP